The genomic stretch aaaatggaAACACAAATTGTTCTATAAGACTGTCTTATACCATAAGACCAGCCCATAATCCAAAAGCCCAAATAATTAACTTATAACTCACCTTTTTAATAAAATAACCAAAAGCCCCAAAAAAGTAGTTAATAAACatgtaaaaaaaatatttattttgataacctaaaGTTTTATATTAATAACTTGTATATTTAATTATGttagtttttatcataaaatgacaTGTTgttaaaatataaattaaattaagttttatcTTTGGGCTTCTCTTCTTTTGGGTCAGTCCTATggtataggacggtcctataggagagttgctgaaatggaaattttaattaaaatttttggGTCTTGGGGTGAGCGCTCTTGCTAGTCCCCTTGGCACCAGCAAGTGCATGTGGGCCGCGTACTATTTGCATGTCGTTATGTCGCTTTTACATTGTGCATGTCATAGAGTGATACTGAAACTCAATACTTTTGTTATCGATAATTTTTTGAACATCTTAAAGCAGGGGTTAATAGTCAGAACCATGAGTCTCAGCAGGGCTCTTTTAGGATAAATACGataacaaagcgtcttgcttgtgacggacactatccatcacaagctgaagacggataatgTTCCTCTCACAATAAGACAAGTGGGGGGAAATGGAGCACCCCATGAATAGTgtcacttgcattttgtgagaggggcactatccgtcttcagcttgtgacggatagtgcccctcttcaatgagaatttgtgatacgATAATTACTAAATTTCCGGTTGAGATACGATACAATCATGGAATGTATCATCATTTTAATTTGTATCTCTAAGTATGTGAAATTAAATGTCATTCTTGAATAGATGGTCGAAAATAGCAGCACATTTGCCAGGAAGAACTGATAACGAGATCAAAAACTATTGGAGAACTCGAGTTCAAAAGCAAGCAAAGCAACTTAACATGGAGTCAAACAGTCAGAGCTTTATTGATGCAATAAGGTGTTATTACATGCCAATATTAGTTCAAAAGATCGAACAAAACTCCACGAATTCTACAACCATGACTTCTTCCGAGGTATCAGCCGTTTCATTCATGGATGCATCACCTACTAAATTAGGCGATACTTCGACTTCAAGCATGAGTTTATCATCGCATTTCCCTGAAATTCCCGAAAATAACAAAAGTGATGTTTGTGTTTCCCCTGCATATGAAAATTCTATAGACGACTTTTGCTCTTTGCATAGTTGTGATTATGACATGGACTTGGCTTCCACGTCAGTATCGGATGATATCCCGTTCTCTGTGTCCCACGTGGCTGGAGACCATTGGTTGGGTGATGACGTGTCCGAGGATAGTCTGTGGGACATGGATGAGCTATGGCAGTTTAGGAAGTGACGGAATGATTACGTGGCGGATCTATATTTAGGGGGTGGCTTATTAATCATAGGGTAAGGCCCCTCCTTTGGCCCTTTCTATTAATAGTCTATATAAGATGTAGAAAAATGGGTTCTATAATTATGATCTAAGAAGAAAATTCCCACCAAAAATATTCTTAGAAGATATGAATAATGAACAAGCCTAGCCTCCTTTTTTTTTCGAGATGGGCCTTTGGTAAGTGCAAGGGATCAAGTTAAGTTTTCCGTGCAACATCGTCGTGTTTTGCGAATATCTGGATGGAGCATAGTACAGTTTCATCGTATCGTCTTTAAAGAGAATGTGTTTAAGAACAAGATTCACCTCTTTCTTTAGTTGGGTGTGGTTATGCACCGGTTTTCATGGAATCGATTTTAACTTTGTTGTTTACGTCTACGGTCTACCGGTGCTATATTGTGCTCCATGTAGTGAATCTCAATGACTTGAAGTGTAACTAAGTATGTATCTATGTTGTTCATGTATATTTACGTAAATATGTATAAATAATGTTCTAATTAGTAATCTTCCGACTTAGTCTCATTTTCGTGTGCATACCGTTTTGGAAAGGATTTTGGGGTGTACACAAAAAGATGATATATATGTAAAACCGTGTTTGAAAGCGTAATTGGTTTTTGATCTAAACAATGACATTAGGAACGTCTTAACAATTGGAGGCCATGTGttccacaaaaacaaaaaatgAGACACTTACGGTACTTTAAGGTTTGGAAAGAATTCATTAGTAAAACTTGTACATTTGATGACCAAAATCAGAGATTCGGTTTCCACGTTCACATGGCTGAACAGGGCCTTAGACGCCGTGATGACCATGATGTAAGTTGAAGATGAATAAGGGAGTCAATTCATAGTACTAATGGCATGGCATGCAACTATAGCACAAAGGTAAAAAAGTGGATGTCTTTTGTGGAATTATTGAATCATAGGAGAATGATTTACTAGTGGATTTGACAGATGACGAGGTATTGGGTCCATTTTAGACGTTGCAATGACTCAAATTTGGAAATTGGTGTCTCTTTCTTGTAGGTGGGTACTCGTGGAGGACACGAGATTGAAATATACTTCATCTGTCTCAATAATTTGTTTTAATTAAAATGTCTTACAAAAATAATACAGTAAAAAATAAATACTCAGAGATGAATGATACTCGTGGAGTAAATGATTGAGGCGGGGAGGAAAGACTTTGTACAAGCCAATTGAGTTTAAAAAGTCTTAAACCCTAATTGAaccagttcatagactatacatctgaggtagtatctcttattgtttattttctgagttttattttaaagttttttagTTCtgctttattataaagtttttgagcacatttactaaaacattacactaaaaaatataatattgctcaaaaactatgtttataaatggtaatatgttcagaaaaaatgtgtatatgctcaaaaactacaaggtctgaggtactacctcaAATGCGTAATATTTTTTCTCTAATTGAAGTCGACTAGTTATTTAACTCGTTTAGTAGTTTGACCTAGTTTGTCGGGTTTTAACATTGGAATAGAACAAAAGATTTATATCAAAGTTCCatgccaaaaatgtggcaaaaacAGCATTTGATACATTTTTTCTAACTTTCACAACCAAAGCAAGTTGATCATAATTCAATTTCACGTTCTTATATAAAATGAATACCGATCTAATTATACTATCTAGTGGTAAATACCGAAAGTCGAGAATATCAGAtcttgtatttacataatttttAAGGTAACAAAGTGCAATATTTTGTTGTTTGTCACATTTAAAACCGTTATATGAGTCATTATTGTAAAACGAATATACTTGACTAAATAATTTACATGATAGTTTTGTTGACAAAGAAGACGATTCGATAACGATGCATAGAACGGAATTGGTGATATTTTTCCGTCCATACACTTGGTCCGGTCCATGTTG from Silene latifolia isolate original U9 population chromosome 2, ASM4854445v1, whole genome shotgun sequence encodes the following:
- the LOC141631870 gene encoding transcription factor MYB62-like → MKTEIDIISEIKQETSSTQCNEEEQHEEGEELRRGPWTLEEDNLLIHYVACHGEGRWNLLAKSAGLKRTGKSCRLRWLNYLKPDIKRGNLTPQEQLLILDLHSKWGNRWSKIAAHLPGRTDNEIKNYWRTRVQKQAKQLNMESNSQSFIDAIRCYYMPILVQKIEQNSTNSTTMTSSEVSAVSFMDASPTKLGDTSTSSMSLSSHFPEIPENNKSDVCVSPAYENSIDDFCSLHSCDYDMDLASTSVSDDIPFSVSHVAGDHWLGDDVSEDSLWDMDELWQFRK